A single Henriciella sp. AS95 DNA region contains:
- a CDS encoding M20 family peptidase: MKQVLIGLGALFAILVIVLLVRTFTFGGAPANVQQVDLPEPPAISAEEAAQNLSRAIQFRTITLSSGDPRPGQEGPWLELQAWLEETYPAFHAAATKETVPGGYTLLYTWEGSDASLDPILLMAHQDVVPVNIGTEGDWTGAPFAGEIVDGYVYGRGAMDDKGSLVALMEALDALAEDGFAPRRTILLQLGHDEEVSGSGAKAGIALLKSRGITPIMALDEGFMVVEDNPVTGGTLGLIGVAEKGYVTVRLTALAEGGHSSAPPKDSATVRLSRALVALDDNQMEADLSKAPTSDMIKVVSQEMGFVNRMAIANQWLLGGLVEGGFAASPQGNAMIRTTTAPTMLIGSAKENVLAQRATAMVNFRIHPNNTVEDVLEHVRDVTSDIEGIEIEVGGDGISSEPSPVSSTENRAYGVLAAVASEISDGAPATPALVIGATDARYASDITKDVYRFAPSVVGPADLAGFHGTNERLSVENMGRLARSYAQIVMVMDAPD, from the coding sequence TTGAAACAGGTTTTGATTGGGCTCGGCGCCCTGTTTGCCATTCTCGTCATCGTCCTGCTTGTGCGCACCTTCACCTTTGGCGGCGCACCGGCGAATGTTCAGCAGGTCGATTTGCCTGAACCGCCGGCGATCTCTGCAGAAGAAGCGGCCCAAAACCTGTCGCGCGCCATCCAGTTCCGCACCATTACGCTAAGCAGCGGCGATCCGCGTCCCGGACAGGAAGGCCCATGGCTGGAGCTGCAGGCCTGGCTGGAAGAGACCTATCCCGCGTTTCATGCGGCTGCCACCAAGGAGACCGTGCCCGGCGGCTATACGCTACTCTATACGTGGGAAGGCTCCGACGCGTCGCTCGACCCGATCCTGCTGATGGCACACCAGGATGTCGTGCCGGTGAATATCGGGACTGAGGGTGACTGGACGGGCGCGCCTTTCGCGGGCGAAATCGTTGACGGTTACGTCTATGGCCGCGGCGCGATGGACGATAAGGGTTCGCTCGTCGCCCTGATGGAAGCGCTCGACGCACTGGCCGAAGATGGCTTTGCGCCGCGCCGCACGATCCTGCTGCAGCTCGGCCATGATGAGGAAGTCTCAGGCTCTGGCGCCAAGGCCGGGATCGCATTGCTGAAATCGCGCGGGATCACGCCGATCATGGCCCTTGATGAAGGCTTCATGGTCGTTGAGGACAACCCCGTGACGGGCGGCACGCTGGGCCTCATCGGTGTCGCAGAGAAGGGCTATGTGACGGTTCGCCTGACGGCGCTGGCCGAGGGCGGGCACTCATCGGCGCCGCCAAAAGACAGCGCGACGGTGCGGCTGTCGCGTGCGCTTGTCGCGCTCGATGACAACCAGATGGAGGCCGACCTCTCCAAGGCGCCGACATCCGACATGATCAAGGTCGTCTCACAGGAAATGGGTTTCGTGAACCGGATGGCCATTGCCAATCAGTGGCTGCTGGGCGGCCTGGTCGAGGGTGGTTTTGCCGCCAGTCCGCAGGGCAATGCGATGATCCGCACAACCACCGCGCCGACCATGCTCATCGGCTCAGCCAAGGAAAATGTGCTGGCGCAGCGCGCCACGGCCATGGTCAACTTCCGTATTCATCCGAACAATACGGTCGAAGACGTGCTCGAGCATGTGCGCGACGTGACGTCTGACATTGAGGGCATCGAGATCGAAGTGGGTGGAGACGGGATTTCAAGCGAGCCATCGCCTGTCAGCTCAACCGAGAACCGGGCCTATGGCGTGCTGGCGGCGGTCGCGAGCGAGATCAGCGATGGCGCACCTGCGACCCCTGCCCTGGTCATTGGCGCAACCGATGCCCGCTATGCGAGCGACATCACCAAAGACGTCTATCGGTTCGCGCCGTCTGTGGTGGGGCCTGCCGACCTGGCCGGTTTTCACGGCACGAATGAGCGCCTCAGCGTCGAGAATATGGGGCGTCTGGCGCGCAGCTATGCGCAGATCGTCATGGTGATGGACGCGCCGGACTAA
- a CDS encoding ion transporter, whose amino-acid sequence MVVQQVMTQMGLRHKLYMQMEPNARDKHGLSAFNTFIVVLVLLSFLALALETESTMSEGWMRAIAIFNVIIIIVFAIEYIMRLWAAGENPEYRGFVGRLKYIVTPYAVADLIAFLPELLWILFAPEDSSQQIVMALRVLRLARLVKIARFVPAFDVLGATVRRSGTQLLTTLAMALALVYVSAVALYFIEGVGGEKQESFASIPRAIWWAIATLTTVGYGDVYPVTPLGRFFASVIAIAGIGVVALPAGVFASAFSDELRERENAKLERRNQELEAEVEEYEAMEESAPENQA is encoded by the coding sequence ATGGTGGTTCAGCAGGTGATGACGCAAATGGGGCTTCGCCATAAGCTCTATATGCAGATGGAGCCGAATGCGCGCGACAAGCACGGCTTGTCGGCATTCAATACATTCATCGTTGTGCTCGTCCTGCTCAGCTTTCTCGCGCTCGCGCTCGAAACCGAATCGACCATGAGCGAAGGCTGGATGCGGGCGATCGCGATCTTCAATGTCATCATCATCATCGTCTTCGCGATCGAATATATCATGCGGCTCTGGGCAGCCGGCGAGAATCCTGAATACCGGGGATTTGTGGGCCGGCTGAAATATATCGTCACGCCTTATGCGGTCGCAGACCTGATCGCCTTCCTGCCGGAACTGCTCTGGATCCTGTTTGCTCCGGAAGACTCCAGCCAGCAGATCGTCATGGCCCTGCGCGTTCTGCGTCTTGCCCGCCTCGTCAAGATTGCCCGCTTCGTTCCAGCCTTCGATGTGCTCGGTGCGACGGTGCGCCGGTCGGGAACACAGCTTCTGACGACGCTCGCCATGGCATTGGCGCTGGTCTACGTCTCGGCGGTCGCGCTCTACTTCATTGAGGGCGTCGGCGGGGAAAAGCAGGAGAGCTTTGCGTCCATCCCGCGGGCCATCTGGTGGGCGATCGCGACGCTGACCACGGTCGGCTATGGCGATGTCTATCCGGTGACCCCGCTTGGCCGGTTCTTTGCCTCGGTCATTGCGATTGCCGGCATCGGTGTTGTCGCGCTTCCGGCCGGTGTGTTCGCCAGCGCGTTCTCCGATGAGCTACGTGAGCGCGAGAATGCCAAGCTTGAGCGGCGCAATCAGGAGCTCGAAGCCGAAGTCGAAGAATATGAAGCGATGGAAGAGTCCGCGCCTGAGAACCAGGCCTGA
- the pheT gene encoding phenylalanine--tRNA ligase subunit beta encodes MKFTLSWLQDYLATKAPLEDILAVMLKAGLEVEHVEDPAEKLADFTIAKVKSAEPHPDADRLRVCTVDTKDGEKQIVCGAPNARAGMTAIYAPLGTWIPGLEFALDKKPRKIRGIESHGMLCSTKELEAGEDSDGIADLDGDWKVGTPAAEALGLTDPVIDFEVTPNRPDWLGVQGIARDLAAAGGGRFVEHPIKKVDGSYPCPVDIQLDAPEACPVFAGALVRGVKNGPSPDWLQDRLKAVGITPKSLLVDITNYISFDRARPLHVYDAKKLKGAVVARLGKVGETLEALDGKTYDITEDMCVIADDSGAIGLGGVMGGQSTGVTAETTDVFIESAWFDPLRTARTGRTTGIISDARYRFERGVDPASCTDGLNFALALIREYGGGEISTATIAGTPPVGQKRISFDRRDIARLTGLDVKPAEMKRMIKELGFGLEDAGEAWYLTVPTWRFDIEQSADIVEEIARLVGYDALPTTSLPVPEGGRKVVVTPTQARLRTARRVMASRGFLEAVTWSFMLKEHAVLFGGGSDALTIANPVASELNQMRPSILGNLAVAAQKGFDRGEREMRLFEAGPVYLGDGPKDQRNVVTAIVRPVAERHWSGAVAPYDALAAKADLFALLAELDQPPERFQVDAPRQSHWHPGQAACLKLGPKVTVAHFGALHPRVLKALDVDGPVYGFEVNLNALPMMKARATKTKSVLQRSDLTPIRRDFAFVVDDGVPAGDLVRHAGSADKKLISGVSVFDVYQGTGIEPGKKSVAIEVTIQPEGETLTDKDIDAIADKIVASVSKGTGGVLRG; translated from the coding sequence ATGAAATTCACTCTTTCATGGCTGCAGGATTACCTCGCCACCAAGGCGCCGCTGGAAGACATTCTGGCCGTGATGCTGAAGGCGGGCCTTGAGGTCGAACACGTTGAAGACCCGGCAGAGAAGCTCGCCGACTTCACCATCGCCAAGGTGAAATCCGCTGAGCCGCACCCGGATGCAGACCGCCTGCGCGTCTGCACGGTCGACACCAAGGACGGCGAGAAGCAGATCGTCTGCGGCGCCCCGAACGCCCGCGCCGGCATGACGGCGATCTACGCCCCGCTCGGCACCTGGATTCCCGGCCTTGAGTTCGCGCTCGACAAGAAACCGCGCAAGATCCGCGGCATCGAAAGCCATGGCATGCTGTGCTCGACCAAGGAGCTGGAAGCCGGCGAAGACAGTGACGGCATTGCCGATCTCGACGGCGACTGGAAAGTCGGCACACCGGCGGCAGAAGCGCTGGGCCTGACCGATCCCGTCATCGATTTCGAAGTCACCCCGAACCGGCCTGACTGGCTCGGCGTGCAGGGCATCGCGCGGGACCTCGCCGCCGCTGGCGGTGGCCGCTTCGTGGAGCACCCGATCAAGAAGGTCGACGGCTCATATCCGTGCCCGGTCGACATTCAGCTCGACGCCCCTGAGGCCTGCCCGGTTTTCGCTGGCGCGCTCGTGCGCGGGGTGAAGAATGGACCGTCACCCGACTGGCTGCAGGATCGTCTGAAGGCGGTCGGCATCACGCCGAAATCCCTGCTCGTCGACATCACCAATTACATCTCATTCGACCGCGCCCGCCCGCTTCACGTCTATGACGCGAAAAAGCTGAAAGGCGCTGTCGTTGCGCGTCTTGGCAAAGTTGGCGAAACGCTCGAAGCGCTCGACGGCAAGACCTATGACATCACCGAGGACATGTGCGTCATCGCCGACGATAGCGGGGCCATCGGCCTTGGCGGCGTGATGGGTGGCCAGTCCACCGGGGTAACGGCAGAGACCACGGACGTCTTCATCGAGAGCGCCTGGTTCGACCCGCTCCGCACGGCTCGTACAGGCCGCACAACCGGGATCATCTCAGACGCGCGCTACCGTTTCGAGCGCGGCGTTGACCCGGCAAGCTGCACCGACGGGCTCAATTTCGCCCTCGCGCTGATCCGCGAATATGGTGGCGGCGAAATTTCGACCGCGACCATTGCCGGCACGCCGCCGGTCGGCCAGAAGCGTATTTCCTTCGACCGCCGCGACATTGCCCGCCTCACCGGCCTCGACGTCAAACCGGCTGAGATGAAGCGCATGATCAAGGAGCTTGGTTTCGGCCTCGAGGATGCCGGTGAAGCCTGGTATCTCACCGTGCCGACCTGGCGTTTCGACATCGAACAGTCAGCTGACATCGTCGAGGAAATTGCCCGCCTTGTCGGCTATGACGCCCTTCCCACCACGTCACTTCCGGTGCCGGAAGGCGGCCGCAAGGTCGTTGTCACACCGACGCAGGCCCGTCTGCGCACAGCGCGCCGTGTCATGGCGTCTCGCGGCTTCCTTGAGGCCGTGACCTGGTCCTTCATGCTGAAAGAGCATGCCGTCCTGTTTGGCGGCGGCAGCGATGCGCTGACCATTGCCAACCCGGTCGCCAGTGAGCTGAACCAGATGCGCCCGAGCATTCTCGGCAATCTCGCCGTCGCGGCCCAGAAGGGCTTCGACCGCGGCGAGCGCGAAATGCGCCTGTTTGAGGCTGGCCCGGTCTATCTCGGCGACGGTCCCAAGGATCAGCGCAATGTTGTCACTGCCATCGTCCGCCCGGTGGCCGAGCGCCATTGGAGCGGCGCCGTTGCGCCTTATGATGCGCTTGCCGCCAAGGCTGACCTGTTCGCCCTGCTCGCAGAGCTCGATCAGCCGCCCGAGCGTTTCCAGGTCGACGCGCCCCGCCAGAGCCATTGGCATCCGGGGCAGGCGGCCTGTCTGAAGCTTGGCCCGAAAGTCACCGTTGCCCATTTCGGCGCGCTCCATCCGCGCGTGCTGAAAGCGCTCGACGTTGATGGCCCGGTCTACGGGTTCGAGGTCAATCTCAACGCCCTTCCGATGATGAAAGCGCGCGCCACCAAGACGAAATCGGTGCTTCAGCGTTCGGACCTGACGCCGATCCGCCGTGACTTCGCCTTCGTCGTCGATGATGGTGTGCCGGCCGGCGATCTCGTTCGCCATGCAGGCTCTGCCGACAAGAAGCTCATCTCCGGCGTCAGCGTGTTCGACGTCTATCAGGGCACGGGTATCGAGCCCGGCAAGAAATCCGTCGCCATCGAGGTCACCATCCAGCCTGAGGGCGAAACGCTCACCGACAAGGATATTGACGCGATTGCAGACAAGATCGTCGCGTCCGTCTCCAAAGGCACGGGCGGTGTGTTGCGAGGCTAG
- the pheS gene encoding phenylalanine--tRNA ligase subunit alpha, producing MSDIETIEKEALGAVAAAGDLAALDAVRVAELGKKGRISGLMKTLGGMSPEERQTMGPALNGLRNRVQQAVEARKAELEEAELEKKLQTERIDMTLPPRVAPSGRLHPVMQVFEEVASIFGDMGFTVAEGPDIEDDWHNFTALNFPEGHPARETHDTFFFHPQQGAAPKVLRTHTSPVQVRVMESTKPPIRILVPGRVYRNDWDATHTPMFHQVEGLVIEKNIHMGHLKGCLIDFVREFFEVADVEARFRPHFFPFTEPSAEMDVKYTKVGESIEIGAGDSWMEILGSGMVHPNVLENCGIDPTEYQGFAFGMGIDRLAMLKYGMPDLRPYFEADAGWTRHYGFRPWLSPSVSGGLS from the coding sequence ATGTCCGACATTGAAACGATCGAGAAAGAGGCGCTTGGCGCTGTCGCTGCTGCAGGCGATCTTGCAGCGCTTGACGCCGTACGCGTCGCCGAACTCGGCAAGAAGGGCCGCATCTCCGGCCTGATGAAGACCCTGGGCGGCATGAGCCCTGAGGAACGCCAGACCATGGGCCCCGCGCTCAACGGCCTCAGAAACCGCGTCCAGCAGGCCGTCGAGGCGCGCAAGGCAGAGCTTGAAGAAGCCGAGCTGGAGAAAAAACTCCAGACCGAGCGCATCGACATGACGCTGCCGCCGCGCGTTGCGCCATCGGGCCGCCTTCACCCGGTCATGCAGGTCTTTGAGGAAGTCGCCTCCATCTTCGGCGACATGGGCTTCACCGTCGCTGAAGGCCCGGACATCGAGGATGACTGGCACAATTTCACCGCGCTGAACTTCCCTGAAGGCCACCCCGCGCGCGAGACCCACGACACCTTCTTCTTCCATCCGCAACAGGGCGCGGCACCGAAAGTCCTGCGCACCCATACCAGCCCCGTGCAGGTGCGCGTGATGGAAAGCACCAAGCCGCCGATCCGCATCCTCGTGCCTGGCCGCGTCTACCGCAATGACTGGGACGCGACCCACACGCCAATGTTCCATCAGGTCGAAGGCCTGGTGATCGAGAAGAATATCCATATGGGCCACCTCAAGGGCTGCCTGATCGACTTCGTGCGCGAATTCTTCGAGGTCGCCGATGTCGAGGCCCGATTCCGCCCACACTTCTTCCCGTTCACCGAGCCATCGGCCGAGATGGACGTGAAATACACCAAGGTCGGCGAAAGCATCGAGATCGGCGCCGGCGACAGCTGGATGGAGATCCTCGGCTCCGGCATGGTTCATCCGAACGTGCTGGAAAATTGCGGCATCGATCCGACCGAGTATCAGGGCTTTGCCTTCGGCATGGGTATCGACCGTCTCGCCATGCTGAAATACGGCATGCCGGACCTTCGCCCATACTTCGAAGCCGATGCCGGCTGGACCCGTCACTATGGCTTCCGGCCATGGCTGTCGCCCAGCGTCTCCGGCGGCCTGAGTTAG
- the rplT gene encoding 50S ribosomal protein L20 has protein sequence MPRSRNKVPAHARHKKIIKAAKGYYGRRKNTFRTAHAAVWKAGQYAYIGRKQKKRTFRSLWIQRINAAVREIDENLTYSRFIDGLNKAGIEVDRKVMADLAVREPEAFGALVEKAKGALA, from the coding sequence ATGCCCCGTTCACGTAACAAAGTGCCGGCACACGCCCGCCACAAGAAGATCATCAAGGCCGCCAAAGGCTATTATGGCCGCCGCAAGAATACGTTCCGCACGGCCCACGCCGCTGTCTGGAAAGCCGGTCAGTATGCCTATATCGGCCGCAAGCAGAAGAAACGCACCTTCCGTTCGCTCTGGATCCAGCGCATCAACGCCGCTGTCCGCGAGATTGACGAAAACCTGACCTATTCGCGCTTCATCGACGGCCTCAACAAGGCTGGCATTGAGGTGGACCGCAAGGTGATGGCTGACCTCGCCGTGCGCGAACCGGAAGCTTTTGGTGCCCTGGTGGAGAAGGCCAAGGGCGCACTGGCGTAA
- the rpmI gene encoding 50S ribosomal protein L35 — protein sequence MPKMKTKKAAAKRFKFTATGKIKHGVAGKRHRLISHNAKYIRQNRGTKPVAKADEARVKKYLPYGL from the coding sequence ATGCCGAAGATGAAGACCAAGAAGGCCGCTGCGAAGCGGTTCAAGTTCACGGCGACTGGCAAGATCAAGCACGGCGTCGCTGGCAAGCGTCACCGCCTGATCAGCCACAATGCGAAATACATCCGCCAGAACCGCGGCACCAAGCCGGTTGCCAAGGCAGATGAAGCCCGCGTCAAGAAGTATCTGCCCTACGGCCTTTAA
- the infC gene encoding translation initiation factor IF-3 codes for MARRPHAAPPSKRDTGPRVNRDIRADKVLLIDESGEKQGVMPLSAALDAAQEAGLDLVEVSPNQETPVCKIVDYGKLRYEEQKKKAAAKKKQKSAELKEIKMRPNIDTHDYEVKTRSMTRFFEEGDKVKVTLRFRGREMAHQHLGMELLQRVKEEFDEVAKVELEPKLEGRQMTMVMAPR; via the coding sequence ATAGCACGTAGACCTCATGCGGCCCCGCCGTCCAAAAGAGACACAGGACCGCGCGTTAACAGGGATATCCGGGCAGACAAGGTGCTGCTCATCGATGAGAGTGGTGAAAAACAAGGTGTGATGCCGCTGTCGGCCGCGCTTGATGCTGCCCAGGAAGCAGGCCTCGATCTTGTCGAAGTTTCACCCAACCAGGAGACCCCGGTCTGCAAGATTGTCGACTATGGCAAGCTTCGCTACGAAGAGCAGAAGAAGAAAGCGGCTGCCAAGAAAAAGCAGAAGTCCGCTGAGCTCAAAGAAATCAAGATGCGCCCGAACATCGACACCCATGACTATGAGGTGAAGACCCGTTCGATGACGCGCTTCTTCGAAGAGGGCGACAAGGTGAAAGTCACGCTCCGCTTCCGCGGCCGCGAAATGGCTCACCAGCATCTCGGCATGGAATTGCTCCAGCGCGTCAAGGAAGAGTTTGACGAGGTCGCCAAGGTCGAACTCGAGCCAAAGCTCGAAGGCCGCCAGATGACCATGGTGATGGCACCTCGTTAA
- a CDS encoding glycosyltransferase family 9 protein produces the protein MGSTKNPGADAKRVLVIKLSALGDFVLALGAMRAIRGHHPKAVMTLLTTPPFAELAKATGFFQHIETDGRPKGVKATRDLLKRMKNAKYDVVYDLQTSGRTGNYFKALSLGFSKGPLWSGNVEGASYYHDTPHRGDLHSIDRLGEQLEIAGLGKSDSKDGWPPMPDMSFVQRSQGNKPSLTPQYFGINGPYALLIPGASEHRSAKRWPVENYGGLAKHIADAGVTPVILGGKSESELAVEINRIEPRCRNIVTRTNLFQIVALAENARFAVGNDTGPMHMAALSGCPGVALFATSESDPAKAAPRGSQIIICEAETLDQLSVRDVWQAVRMLDRIPASAEDSQS, from the coding sequence TTGGGATCGACCAAGAACCCCGGCGCGGACGCAAAGCGCGTCCTCGTCATAAAGCTTAGCGCGCTGGGAGATTTCGTCCTGGCGCTTGGCGCTATGCGTGCCATACGCGGTCATCACCCGAAGGCCGTGATGACGCTGTTGACGACGCCGCCCTTTGCCGAACTCGCCAAGGCAACCGGCTTCTTCCAGCACATCGAGACAGATGGGCGACCCAAGGGCGTGAAAGCGACGCGCGATCTGCTGAAGCGTATGAAGAACGCCAAGTACGATGTCGTCTATGACCTGCAGACCTCCGGGCGGACCGGCAATTACTTCAAGGCGCTGAGCCTCGGTTTCTCGAAAGGTCCACTCTGGTCAGGCAATGTCGAAGGGGCTTCCTATTATCACGATACGCCCCATCGCGGTGACTTGCATTCCATCGACCGGCTAGGCGAGCAGCTGGAAATTGCCGGTCTCGGCAAAAGCGACTCCAAAGACGGCTGGCCGCCCATGCCGGACATGAGCTTTGTGCAGCGATCGCAAGGCAACAAGCCGTCGCTCACGCCGCAATATTTTGGCATCAATGGTCCATACGCGCTGCTTATTCCAGGCGCATCAGAGCACAGGAGCGCCAAGCGCTGGCCGGTGGAGAATTATGGCGGGCTTGCCAAACACATTGCCGATGCGGGGGTCACCCCGGTCATTCTGGGCGGCAAATCGGAGTCTGAACTGGCTGTCGAAATCAACCGAATCGAGCCGCGCTGCCGCAATATCGTGACCCGGACCAACCTGTTTCAGATTGTGGCACTTGCAGAAAATGCACGATTCGCGGTTGGCAATGACACCGGGCCGATGCATATGGCGGCACTTTCCGGATGTCCGGGCGTTGCACTTTTTGCCACAAGTGAGAGCGACCCGGCCAAGGCCGCACCTCGCGGCAGCCAGATCATTATTTGCGAAGCTGAAACCCTCGATCAGCTCAGCGTTCGCGATGTCTGGCAGGCTGTCAGGATGCTGGACCGTATTCCAGCATCCGCAGAAGACAGCCAATCTTGA
- a CDS encoding glycosyltransferase family 4 protein produces the protein MSAIKLPDMSGKTILQVIPDLHAGGAERTTIEVAEAIIEAGGRAIVVSEGGRLVPQLERLGGLNIELNVSSKNPLTVKLNAGKLARLITAQSIDLIHARSRAPAWSAYWAARQAGIPFVTTYHGAYSGVSGMKRKYNSIMARGDLVIANSEWTAAHVRSVHETPREKMVTIPRGVDFEEFDAGAVSDERKQAIREQWEIGADEKRLILLLPGRLTEWKGQKVAIDAMKSLSGAERVKLLLVLAGDAQGRSSYVDALEDRIIAAELGGSVKIVGHCEDMAAAYAVSDIVLAPSTRPEAFGRVAAEASAMGKPVIVADHGGQKEIVIEGTTGSRAEPGNAADLAASIRAILQLGPQGRAGMGEAGRQHVQERFSKRGLQAATLDVYKRLSETHEVK, from the coding sequence ATGAGTGCGATCAAGCTGCCCGATATGAGCGGCAAAACCATCCTCCAGGTCATACCCGACCTCCATGCCGGCGGCGCCGAGCGAACCACGATCGAAGTCGCTGAAGCGATCATCGAAGCCGGGGGCCGCGCGATCGTCGTCAGCGAGGGGGGACGCCTCGTACCGCAGCTGGAGCGTCTTGGCGGGCTGAATATCGAGCTCAATGTCAGCTCGAAGAACCCGCTGACCGTGAAGCTGAACGCCGGCAAACTCGCCCGTCTGATCACGGCCCAGTCCATTGATCTCATCCATGCCCGCTCCCGAGCCCCGGCCTGGAGTGCCTATTGGGCCGCCAGGCAGGCTGGCATTCCCTTCGTCACCACCTATCACGGCGCCTATTCCGGCGTGTCCGGCATGAAGCGCAAATACAATTCCATCATGGCGCGCGGCGACCTCGTTATCGCCAATTCCGAATGGACCGCCGCCCATGTCCGCAGCGTCCATGAAACGCCGCGCGAGAAGATGGTGACCATTCCGCGTGGGGTCGATTTCGAGGAATTCGATGCCGGCGCCGTCAGCGATGAGCGCAAGCAGGCCATCCGTGAGCAATGGGAAATTGGCGCGGACGAAAAACGCCTGATCCTGTTGCTGCCAGGCCGCCTCACAGAGTGGAAAGGCCAGAAGGTCGCCATTGATGCCATGAAGAGCCTGTCAGGCGCCGAGCGGGTCAAGCTGCTTCTCGTGCTGGCTGGCGATGCTCAGGGCCGGTCCTCCTATGTCGACGCGCTGGAAGACCGGATCATCGCGGCCGAACTGGGTGGCTCAGTGAAGATTGTCGGCCATTGCGAAGATATGGCCGCCGCCTATGCCGTCAGCGATATCGTTCTTGCCCCCTCCACGCGGCCCGAAGCGTTCGGCCGCGTCGCCGCTGAAGCATCCGCCATGGGCAAGCCGGTTATTGTTGCCGACCATGGCGGGCAGAAGGAAATCGTCATTGAGGGTACGACCGGTTCACGGGCAGAACCCGGCAACGCCGCCGATCTGGCAGCCTCGATCCGGGCGATCCTGCAGCTGGGCCCGCAGGGCAGGGCCGGCATGGGGGAAGCGGGCCGTCAGCACGTGCAGGAACGGTTTTCCAAACGGGGGCTTCAAGCCGCCACACTTGACGTCTATAAGCGCCTGTCGGAGACGCACGAGGTCAAATAG
- a CDS encoding alpha/beta hydrolase, whose amino-acid sequence MSTLQFAGPDGRRLAYRKSDGPSGLTFVWLSGFKSDMQGTKVIELETWAKSSGHGFLAFDYSGHGESGGKFEDGTISSWREDALAAIAEHTSGDLVLVGSSMGGWMALLSALAMPERVKGLVLIAPAPDFTEKLMWPEFSAEAQAEIMENGLHLRPSDYGEPYPITRALIEDGKTWSLLDGPIEFEGPVRILQGMEDPDVPWKHAERLVETMTTSDLVFTLIKDGDHRLSRPQDIERLKTVCAEIAGAVA is encoded by the coding sequence ATGAGCACACTTCAGTTTGCTGGCCCGGATGGTCGGCGCCTCGCCTATCGCAAGTCTGACGGCCCATCCGGGCTGACCTTCGTCTGGCTGTCAGGGTTCAAGTCCGACATGCAAGGCACAAAAGTCATTGAACTCGAAACCTGGGCAAAATCGAGCGGACACGGCTTTCTGGCCTTCGACTATTCGGGCCATGGCGAGTCCGGTGGCAAATTCGAGGATGGAACGATCAGTTCATGGCGCGAGGATGCGCTGGCCGCGATTGCAGAGCATACCAGCGGCGATCTGGTGCTAGTCGGCTCCAGCATGGGCGGCTGGATGGCGTTGCTGTCTGCGCTGGCCATGCCCGAGCGGGTGAAAGGCCTCGTCCTGATCGCGCCCGCGCCCGATTTCACCGAGAAGCTGATGTGGCCGGAGTTTTCTGCCGAGGCTCAGGCCGAAATTATGGAGAACGGCCTGCATTTGCGGCCGTCAGACTATGGTGAGCCCTACCCGATCACCAGGGCGCTGATCGAAGACGGCAAGACCTGGTCGCTGCTGGATGGGCCGATCGAATTTGAAGGGCCTGTCCGCATCCTGCAGGGCATGGAAGACCCGGATGTGCCGTGGAAACATGCCGAGCGGCTTGTCGAGACAATGACGACGAGTGATCTCGTCTTCACGCTGATCAAGGATGGCGATCACAGGCTGTCACGCCCGCAGGATATCGAGCGGCTGAAGACAGTGTGTGCGGAGATTGCGGGCGCTGTCGCCTAG